Genomic segment of Sodaliphilus pleomorphus:
TGAAGGTGCCTCTTATTTCTCCAATAGCGATTGGCGCAATCTCGTGGTGCTGGGCAAAGGCCGAACGTATGGCGTGGAATTGTTTGCCCAGAAACTCAAGGGAGCCTTCACTGGCTCGGTGAGCTACACATGGGCCAAGTCGCTGCGCACCTTCGACCGCCCGGGACAGGAAGTGAACGACGGCCAGGAATACTATGCCAACAACGACCGCCGCCACAACTTGCAGGTCACTCTCAATCAGCACTTCAAGCTGCGCGGCAAGAACTCTATCGACCTGGGCGCTGCCTTCACCTGGCAAAGTGGTCGGCGCGGCACCTTGACCACCTACAGCGTGCATGGGTTGCGTCCCTACTCCAATGACCCCTACGAGATTGAGGTGCATGAAAAAGATTACTCCTATTGGATCGACGGGTTAGACAAGAGAACACGCGATGAGTATTATAGAAATTTGTGGTACTATTTCCTGGATTTTGCCACCTACCGCCATCCCAACGGCTACGTGATGCCCAGCGTGCACCATCTCGACTTGAGCGCGACATTAAATCTGTACAAGCGCTGGGGCAGCATTCAATTGGGCTTGAGCGTGTATAACGTCTATAATCACCGCAACGTGAGCAATGTGTTTTTGGGCTACAAGTCGGGGCATCGGGTGCTCAAGGGAGTGTGCCCATTCCCTATCATGCCCTCAATCAACTTTGGTGTGAAATTTTAAAAATTGGGAAAAATGAAAAAGCATGCTATTATCTATTTGCTTGCAGCAATGGTGGCGCTGCTCTCAAGCTGTGAGACCGATATAGACTATCCCACTGAGTATGGCCAAAACCTTCAACTGGAGCTCAACTCGGTGGTCCAGTCGGGGGCAAGGATTAAACTCTTTGTGAGCTTAGCCACAAGCAATGCGATGGCGCAATATCCCATGGTCGAGAAATACTCGTCATTTTGGGAGTACGTGTATGACTGGGGAGCTGTCGTATACGACTGGGACCGGAAAGAACACATCGCTCGCAACCTGACGCATTCGGCCCATGTGACCCTTGAAGTGAACGGAGGCACGCCCATTGAAATGACCCCAACGGAGTTTGTCGACTCATCGGCCAGGGTTTCGATGTGGTACTATACGTGTGACTACCGCCCGCAGCCTGGCGACAAGCTCACATTCAAGGCAAGCTGCAAGGGAGGATTGCTGGGAGAAGACCCCGCCAAAACTTACGAAGCCATAGCAAGTACTATGGTCGAACCTGTGCCAGAGATAAGAGTCAACAGTATCGAGAGAGTGTATCACAAGTGGAACCTCAATCTTGCCGGGTTAGGCAGAGCGAACACTTACCTATTGGATTCAGCCATGAGAGTTTCGATTACCCTCCACGACATTGACCCCAGTGTGCCCAACTACTACAACATGTATGCCGACTGCACTCTCCGCTCTTATACGATCTATCTATTCAGTTCCGACGATCTCTTGTTTTCCGACCCACAACTCACCACGGCTTGGGGCAACTGGCCCGCCAGGTTCAGCTCCATGTTTGACGACCACTTGTTCAACGGCAAGGACTATACCTTCACCATACTGGTTCCCGAGGTGAAATTCAAAAATGAGCCAATACTTCACCTCCAGGTCGATGCGCTCTCTCAACCCTTGTACTACTTCTGGAAGGCCTATGAGCGTTACCGTATTGC
This window contains:
- a CDS encoding DUF4249 family protein, with the translated sequence MKKHAIIYLLAAMVALLSSCETDIDYPTEYGQNLQLELNSVVQSGARIKLFVSLATSNAMAQYPMVEKYSSFWEYVYDWGAVVYDWDRKEHIARNLTHSAHVTLEVNGGTPIEMTPTEFVDSSARVSMWYYTCDYRPQPGDKLTFKASCKGGLLGEDPAKTYEAIASTMVEPVPEIRVNSIERVYHKWNLNLAGLGRANTYLLDSAMRVSITLHDIDPSVPNYYNMYADCTLRSYTIYLFSSDDLLFSDPQLTTAWGNWPARFSSMFDDHLFNGKDYTFTILVPEVKFKNEPILHLQVDALSQPLYYFWKAYERYRIAFDDPMANPVRIPSNVEGGWGNVGAVSSTRTLTYGFWRVGHQ